ACAGTATGTATTTAACAgggattttatcttttttttttttttttttttttttttttgagaaaaagttGCCGTATTTTAACAAACACTTAGTAACCTGTTGTGGTAGTCTCTGTTGGCTGTGACTGCTAAATTTCAAACATAGGCTCATCATTAAAAGAATCACTGGTGGTACAATGTGTAATGAGTACTTAATAATAGACCTGTCAGCTAGGCTATAGTATGTAAAGTGTACTTACTCAAAGCCCATGTACAATATTTGCAGCCAAATCCAAGCCAAAATCAGCAACACGACGGAGGtgggaaaagcaaaagagaacCAAGAGGCAAAGTTGATGATGTTACCGTTGTCAGGAAAGATACTGCAAAATGTAGAAGGCTGTCAGCATTCAAAACCCTGGAGTCTCTTCTGTATTTAATTAATGATTCAGATAAAAAGAAGGTGCTTTGAGGCTCCCTAAGGAAAGTAAGCTAACGACCTTGCAAAGTTACGAAATAGATATTTCCCTTCTCTGTATTGGCTAGAAGTCAGCTGTGGCAGAAAGATGCAGCTTAGTGGGTATGTAGTCCCAAATTGAACCAGACTTACTCATCAACTTGTCCTTTCAGTACCAGATTTGGTGTTGTCCCAGTCAGAGTTGCAATCCCTCCAATGCTGGCTGCGTAgcaaatagagagagagagtcCCTTGGAGAGTTTCATGTGCTTCTCGTCTTGAAGATTTTCGTTGCTCTGTGTGTCTTCCTCGATCGTCAGAACATTGCTATCACCTAGGTCccaaaacaggaagaaaagagttACAGGAGCTAGGTTGGATAGGACAACATCTCATCTCTGTGAAATTCAGCCCTTGAAAGCTGGGATGTGATGGACTCAAAGCTGAAGGAGTCACGTATTAAGAGGTATATCAAAGCCATAAATTAGGAGGTATATCAAAAACTTTGATATCATATATCAAAGAGTTAACAATGCCAGCCTCTTAATATGAGCCTCAAATAATATGAGCCCCATATTAAGAGGCTGGCATCGTTAACTCTTTGACATGCTGGCCAATTTTTCACTGGTTGTCAGTGAAAATAACAGTTTTTCAGTGATGAAGTCTGAATACACTGCTGACACTTCTCAGTGAATGAGAACTTTGAACTGCACACAGTGGGGAGAGAAAAGAGTTCAAGGGGGTACAACAGAGCCACGAGAGATGGACTGAAGGTAACTTGTTCTGCACTGAGGTTTACGTGCAGAATCACTAGAGCTAACTCAAAGATGGGACGAGGGTGAGAGATTGTTGCATGATTATATACATATGATTAGAAagatcattttaatttctaaccTTCAGGCATGAATTAGGCCAGAAGTTTACCCTCACAAATTCCCTGGTAAATTACACAGTAGATTATAATTGAGCTAACATAAACATACAGGAAAATATCAAACCTCATGCAAAATCTTCAGCTAAtggagaatttatttattttattgattagttgttatttctttgtttgtgaTTTATTTCTAACTTCAATCAAGTCAGTAGATCTTACTGTTTTTTCATCTGATTCGTAGAAGAGCCTCACAAATACTGTAGGATACGGTCAGGGTGCTTTAGGTACGTTCTTTTAGAATTTAATAGCAACTGTTATGCCATTGAGGAAGATGGAGGCCATCCTTCATCAccctgaagagaaaaatgccCATAACCCAATCACCTTTTTGGTCTGTTTCTGTGAAGTTATTTGGTTTAGCTGGCTCTTCTTTATTTGATTGAGTTGGCTCTTCTTGCAGTTCAAAGGCTTTATTGATGTTCTCAGACTCCTGGCCAGCTCTTTTAAAGTCCATTTCTGACTTATGCAACTGATCCAACACTGCCTGTGCTATCGGCACCATCATGGCAGTGGTGGCTGTGTTGCTGATCCACATGGACAGGAAGGCAGTCACAACCATGAAACCCATGAGAAGCCTGAAATGAAAAGGTTTGAAAAAGCCAATTCAAAACTCAGGCTTTCGGTGCCCTTTTCTGTTGCAAAGCGCTGGTTACAAATGCTAGGTTTGGAAAATGCTTAGCAATTCACATCTAGCACCTCCTCTTAGCTTAGTCTGCTTTGTGAATGATACagtgaagattatttttttttctcatttatttaattatttatttgtttacattttcacCAATTGTACTTCTGCATTTGTATAACTAGGAAAGCAGGAGCTGACATCAGTTTATCTGGCCGGTATCCTGCTTAGTTTGCATGCTTCAGAGGAAGATATCCCATCTCAATAACACGTATTAATctattataatatattttgaagAGGAATTGCAAACCAAGTTTGATCCCAAGTGGCAATCAGTTTAAATCCAAAGGAAAATGATCTCTGTCTTTTGGGGGGTAGATTTATCCTACCTCTATCATTTAAGAGTCTCTCTTACTCATGTAAAATTCTAATCCTTGTTTCAGTATTACTCTGTTATTTGTCTCAAAATTATTCTTTAGATGAGATGTAGATTATATATCAGATGAAAAGGGCTTTATCTTGTCTGCATTTTCGTTCTATTGCTTTGtaatttccttctgtatttcctCTTCTTATGGTCTGGGACAAATTAAATAAGGCAATGTAGCCTCTGCATAGCTTAAAGCTCTAGTCTGGCAAACATTTGTTGTTTCCAAAACAAGCATCCtcgtattttctctcctctgtgCAATCAGTATAACATTTATAGAGTATATGTTTTCTACATCTCAGCTATAGCTTCTCCTGCTTGTCCAGGGCTGTGCTTCTGCCCAAGCCCAGTAGCACCCTGACTTTTCAGAATTGCTATTTCACCACCTAATGCCATTTGGAATTCAAAACAGAGGCACAGGTCTGTAACACTTCAAAGGATCCTCATTTGCAGGGTTTTCTCATGCACAATCCAACTCTCATGGACTgtagaaaagcatttttaggATATGATTTGCAGCTTCACATAGGAGGCTTCAGGCAGAACTCTGATAGGAACTAAAGCCACGAAGTCCTTTATCCCACCTCGTTTTCGGGACTGTTACTCACAGGGCTGGTTTGACACCAGTGATTAGCAAGACCCGCAGAGCAATGCGCTTGTGTAGGTGCCACTTCTCAATAGCAATGGCCATCAGCAGTCCCCCAATAAAAAGCATATTGGTGTCCTTCAAATACTCCATGCAGACCTGCAACACGGagcaagggagaggaaaaaaaaagtgataagaAGCCAATGTTTAGACGGAAGGTGTTTTCCGAGGGAGAACCTTGTCCTATAGACATTAAAACGCTAATTATGGATGGTGTCTGATCAATGaatttgctttgatttcagaTTAGCAGCTCCACCCAGAGTTCACAGTAGGTACATGAAAGCTCTGTTCCACAAAGGTCGCAGGTGATTGATTGCCCGTATAAAATTAGtgcagttttcttccctttgcccCCAGCTCTGGAAATCACCCCAAAATAAGAGATGACCGACAAACACATAAACAAGCAAGACCCGTATCTCTTACTGCTGTTGAATCCATGATATTCATGAGTGGGAAGAGCAGGACGGGAAAGAGTGCTGTGACAGCCAACGGCAAGGCTTCTGTGCACCAAAGCAGTGCCATCAGGATGATAACGTAACCACATCGCGCCTCCTGATAGAAGGAGAGTACACGCAATCAGAACAGACTGTACGTCTTGCTTAGCCTTTGAGAAAGCAACAGCCCGTAATTATATTCATTGCCTGATAAAGGGATTTGGGAAAAGgttattttctgtcttgctcTCCCATCTGTCCCCCTACCTGTGCAGATCCTAATCAAATGACAAACTATTCAACAACCTTGTCAGAGCTGTTAGGAAAAGACTGGGTGGGGCCTTCAATGGGGAAAGACAAGAAacttaggaaaagaaacaaattgatGACTTTGAACCCTTTCTGATAAGGGACTGGCAGTCCCCGCACAGATTTCTTGATTTTACTGGTGctagtattttcttcttatttattcCTGTCTTTGAGTTTGATCTGGTCAAGGTTTCTCTACGTTTTTTTCTCTGCGTGTCTCAGGACATGTCCAGATGTTACCTTCAGCAGCCTGGATTCCTtgaactgtaaatatttttatctattttttattgcctttttagCTTTACAGACTTTGAAATGCTCGCTGATGAACTGTTCACAGATCAGTTTCAGCTTCCATTGAATATGAGTTATTTCTctggagaaaatacaatgcccTGTTTcatggtacttttttttttctttttttttttttttttccctctgagaaAACACTGATTTAGTTTTGCTTATGATAACCACTccaaattttatataaaaatatttaacccAGTCTCAGACATTAGAAGGATTCAAAATAACATATCATAACAGCATATTACACggcagttgaaaaaaaaaaaaacaagggaaagTAACACTGCAGGATACAGTGCTTTCCTAATTTTTGAATAAGCAAAATAGTGGGTGCCAGCACTGATCAGAGCATaagatttggaagaaaaaagtagtTGCATGGTCTTGGATCAAGGATACCCACTTAAAGTATGCTGGACACAACAAATGGAAGTGTACTGATGCTTATTgagaaagcagcaaagaaaaactgaTGGAAAATGCGATGGGTAGATGACAGAGGATCAAACCAAGGAGCTGTCAGGGAGGATCAGACTGGTGGTGCTTTAGGATGTGCTCAGAACTTCTGAATGTGGCCTGGAAGCTAAAGAGCTGGTGAAGGAAAAGGATGAACAGGCGAGCTGAGCAGTCTGGAGGGAAGAAGATTAGATATTTAGGTAGCAAATTACCAGAGCAGCATGGTAGTAGGAACATTCCCATTTTgatgatccttttttttttcttttttttttttctttctttctttcttttttttttttttttttttttttttttttttctctctctctctctttttttcttagtaaGGGACACCAATAGGAGCCTTTTGAGAGACTCTAGCAGGGCCTTGGAACATGTATCATGTTCACAGTGCTGTTTTCCAGTCTGCTGTGAACAGGCTCGCAGTAAAAGCTGGGATAAGGCTATTCACAAAGCCCGTGGTCCTATAGGGAAAactgctttctcattcctctgTCTTTAGATGAAATCTTTAGCATTGTCCCGTCATTTATAATAGTTTAGTGTCCAGTGCTGTGTCACTATAGGACAGGTTAACAGCTCAACAGAatagaaaaaattaaaattccatCAGATAAATGATCTATTTATGGCTCTGCATGCTGACGtaccagcttttctttttctaacacCGGAAATCTTACAGTTTACAAAGGCAAAAGTGTGTCCAGAACATTTAAACCTTTGTGTTGTAGCTGCCAACACAGAAACCAGAGAGCCATTTTCAAATAGGAACTGAACCAAGACTGACGAGTCATTCCACTGACTGACAATACCGACGACTTACTGTATGATAACAATGACTCTAGCAAATAAGTATGAAGTAGTGGCCTCGGGAAAAACAACTCTATTTCCGGCTTCTTTAGAAGATATATGAGCCACATCTCTCTTAACTTCAGTAACACCTTCGCCTATGCAAAgttaagtagaaaaaaaaaaaaaagctttttgtttttgtttttcttcttagtaAGCTTTTAAGTGAGAgtttaaactattttatttgcataGCAGGCGAATAGGAGGGCATGCCTGATCAGTTACCACATTTCACCTTGTGGTAGTGCCACTCTGTTGTTCTGGCTTGCAATCCTCTAGCCATAGCTCCAGAAAGTCTCTGAAAACACCAAGAATAAGAGCTGCGAGGAAGAAGGAGCTTTGGGACAAGACACACGAAAAGACAGGTAAGAGCAGATGGAGTGAAGGATGAAGCTTGGGGAAGGAGACCAGAAACTGGGAGCGAGGAGGGAtcaggaggcaggcaggcagagatcAGAGGAAAGAAGTAGGACTTGACATCCAAAGATGTGACAGGAGAGGCGATCGGGACGAGCTGTTTAATGATACTGGAGCTGGCATAAGAGACCTGAAGAGCAGAGATTAGATCTGTCTGCATGAAGCGAGTGGgagtggaagaaaaaagccaGAGTGAAGAATAATCTGGATGCTGGCACTCTGCCCGCTCTCGGTATTGTATTTCAATGATCAATGGTTCAGAAATACCTGCCCTACTACTATAGGTTTTTACAGTTAACTTCTTCTGAAGGAATCTTGAGTGATGTGTCTTCCAAAACttgacattttatattttaaatcattgcGTGGAAAgattattacagaaataatgcttaaagaaaagtgaagtacatttcattatttcattatgtATCAGGTTGCCTTGTCCATTTGACTgaggaaaatgtcttttctatCTGGCAACGACATGGttgagaaaatgagagagagaaaaataattaaaagaggATGTGGACTGGATACTTTTAGAAAATCAGAAGGGGGATTAGGATTGAGCCTTAGGAGGTAAATTAGATTCATGGTTATGAGCTTCAGCATAGAAAGCGCTTTGAAAAGTCAGGTGGGAAGCAAAAGTTAAAAGGTCATGTCACTGTGCATTGCTTCTAGAATATCCAGTCACAGATGCATCTGCTCATCCATCGAGATCCTATTGCTATTATATCCCCCATTGCCAGTAGTCTATGGGGTCTGCTCAGAGCAAGAAGCTCTTCATGCtataaatgaaggaaatgcCTCTGAGAAAGAATCTGCATGTTCTCTTCAGCTCTGTCACTTAAAAGGAACAGCTCTAAGGAGAGATTTGACTCTCAAATTCAATTTAAAAGGTTCTTACCTTGGTATCAATAgccagaggcagaggcaggaacAAAAGGGGCACTAGTACTATGATCAGGTATTTCCAGCAGGCTAGGGTCATCTGCCAGAAGCCAGCCatggtgctggagctggcccAGTGCTGAAAGGcctgagctctgctcctggggacTATATAAGCCCTGGGGAATATTAAACATTGACCTCTGGCAGCTGGGTGTTGTTTTTGGAACTGTAatcagagaaagaaggaagagaacaaagaagggaggggagagcaaAAGAGTGTCGGATCGGGAACTTTCTTAAGACAACCTTTCTGATAACCGGTAAATCCAGGAGAGAATTAACTCCTTGTGGCccatgtcatttaaaaaaaagcagaaatattaaagaatatGAAAGTTTTGGTCTTCCATAATGTCATCTTGGAATAGATATCTTCCATAAAAAGATAAACCATTCCCTCTACAATaggttaaaaatgtttttaaaatattgtagaATATTGGGAAGCACAGCATGTGTAACCCTCAGATATGGAGATTAGAAACAGCTACACAAAATGCCATGTAAACTTCACTGTATCCTCTGAGAAATTCTTTGGGCAGCAAAATCCACCAGAGCAGAGCTCCTGTCACCAGATGCCACATCAAGTCCCCTTGCAGAAAGGGACTTGCAGCCCTTACCGGGTGTAAGCAGGGtttgctgtggctgtgcaggCTGAGGACCAGCCTCATGACAGTTTTCTTCTATCCTGTTTAAAGAGTAACAGAGGAAACGTTAAGGTCTGGTCAGAACTCAGCTCCTGCCACATGACAGCCCAGCAAGTTACAAGAAATGCTTAGGGCCAAGAGGGAAACTAATGTCTTCTGGCATAGCCTGTTGTATCTGAACGGATTTGGGAAAGGTTTGGCTACAATGCAAAAATTTGTAAATACCAggctatatttttttccacttttcttatCTCTTATCTGGCATTTTTTTAGGTGCAGCTTTAGTAGCTTGaagggtaatttttttttaattttattttttaaatgggttGCTGGGAAATTACTGGCAATTTTTACACCTGTTGCAAGAAACTTCCAGTACAAGCAGTGAGTTATTTGATTCTGTAAATATACAGGAACTGAGTTGAAGTTTTTAATTCCAAAGGGAGCATTCTGGTAGGGACActtcaatgtctttatttgGTAGATCATGCGAGCACATGCTTCAGATAACGATGATaatgtttccattttgttgGTATTAATTGTCACAGCTCTGTTTTATAGCTTAGTcaagcagagagaagggagaagcaAAGACATTAGGTCATCTGATGTCAGCCCCACAAAGAGCTTCTGCTATTCCTCTCTCTCATCCTTTTCTGCTGGGGTTAGTCTCTTTTCGTTAATGTGCTTATGACTGAAAAACAAGTGGAGTTTCAGTTGCCAGAGCTGCAAACTCACGGATTTCTTGGCAGCTTGATTCAGGCACATTGCTCACAAGAAACAGCATCAGGTTAAATAACTGCGGATCCTGAGCTTTAGCATTTCACCCTTGGTACAAAAAGGACgagaaaaagctttcaaatgAATTATATTGCCCACATTTTTGCATCCACTTAATGTTGAATTAGTATTTGAAAAGGTGCAGTGACAAAATCAGCTAatggcaaaataatttttttctgctttctgtgatgTCCTAAGGTTGCAATCAATGCCAGAAAGGAAACCtctcatttttaaatctctAGCATGAAGGCTGgcccccagctgcagtgctgtccCTGGGAGGGATGCAGCTCTGCAAAAGGACCTCAGCTAACACATTGtgccttttgtttctgctgccgGTTATGTCCTGTTACTTCCAAAGATGCTATACTGCGCTCACTAAGTCTGTTACTGCAAAACGAAGGGTTTGGCTTCAGGGGAAGTTCTTGGAGCTTCTCCTGTAGCCGTTAACAGTGGTGTGGTGTGGAAGGAGTGATGCCAGTTTACATTAATTTGGAACCACTCCAGTTTGTGTGAAGTGTTTAATCCAATTCTCTGTATTGTTGTTTTGGGATTTAACAAACGACTTAGCCTCTGCttacagctctgctctgtgagGCAGACCAAACCCCTGACAAACCTAACAGCACTGCCAAAGCCTCTTGTGTGTTACACTTTGTAAGGCATTTTGTCCTTtaggaaaataagtatttttttaatgtgctgcaTGCTAGTACGATCGATTATGCACCGCTAGCCGTGCATAGGAACAAAACCAGGCTTTACGTTGAAATGCCTTTATTTATCATTCGGTCACCCAACCgggctggagagctgcctgctgaggggggggacacagccccgAGCCCCACAGCCCGTGCTGGGCCTCACCGAGCCCGGAGCCCCTCacggggccggccccggggctgtgggcggccgcggggcggaGCCGGGACGGGGACCGGGACTGGGACCGGAGCGGGGGCCGGGAACGGGACAGGGACCGGGAATGGGGCCGGGATCggggccaggagcagcaccGGGGCCGGACGGTGCCGCTgctccgcccgccgccgccatggccgCTCCGCCTCAGGCTCCCGTCATGGCCGCCCCGCAGCCGCCACCTTCGCCGCCCGCCCGGCGCTGCCGCCCCTCCGTCGAGCCGCTGCTGTTCCTCGCCACGCTGTCCCTCGGCCTGCAGGTCCCGCTGGCCACCCAGTACCTCTGGGACCGCCTGGGAGCCGAGCACGGCTACAGCGGCCCCAACGGCAGCAGCCCCGCGGGCTGCGGCAACGACAGTGGCAGCCCCGACCCGCTGCGGCAGGTGGGAGCCCCACCAAGGGCTTGGGGGTGCTGCCAGTGCTCCCCACCCAGCCCCGGCCCTCAGGGGTTGTGTTTGTGTTGCAGGAGGTGGAAGCGTTGGTTTCCCGCTGGAATCTCTACATCAACCTCGGCGGCTTCTTCGTGGGGCTCTTCTCCGTGACGCTCTTCGGGCCATGGAGCGACAGCGTGGGTCGGCGGCCGGCGCTCGTCCTGCCGGCGGTGGGCATGGCCGTGCAAGCGGCCATCTACCTCCTGGTCATGTACCTGCAGCTGCACGTCGCCTACTTTCTCCTCGGACGCCTCCTCAGCGGCCTCCTGGGCGACTACAACCTGATCCTGGCCAGCTGCTTCGCCTATGTGGCCGACACCAGCGACCGACGTGCGCGCACGTTTCGCGTCGCCATCCTCGAGGCTTGCCTCGGCGTGGCGGGCATGCTGGCCAGCATCGGCGGCGGCCAGTGGCGCAAAGCACAGGGCTACATCAACCCCTTCTGGCTCGTGCTCGCCACCAGCCTCGCTGCCGCTCTCT
This DNA window, taken from Anas acuta chromosome 19, bAnaAcu1.1, whole genome shotgun sequence, encodes the following:
- the SLC13A2 gene encoding solute carrier family 13 member 2; this encodes MAGFWQMTLACWKYLIIVLVPLLFLPLPLAIDTKEARCGYVIILMALLWCTEALPLAVTALFPVLLFPLMNIMDSTAVCMEYLKDTNMLFIGGLLMAIAIEKWHLHKRIALRVLLITGVKPALLLMGFMVVTAFLSMWISNTATTAMMVPIAQAVLDQLHKSEMDFKRAGQESENINKAFELQEEPTQSNKEEPAKPNNFTETDQKGDSNVLTIEEDTQSNENLQDEKHMKLSKGLSLSICYAASIGGIATLTGTTPNLVLKGQVDDIFPDNGNIINFASWFSFAFPTSVVLLILAWIWLQILYMGFDFQKNFGCDRSPAAKAKEKQAFTIIKEEHKKLGSMKFAEIAVSVLFILLVLLWFTREPGFIPGWATVLFNKNDTSFVTDATVAIFISILLFIIPSEFDTSTKDRQQAGRKPKVLAPPALLDWTSVHQKMPWNIVLLLGGGFALAKGSEESGLSEWLGSKLTPLEEIPHPAIALLLCLLVATFTECTSNVATTTLFLPILAAMAKNICLNPLYVMLPCTLSASLAFMLPVATPPNAIVFSYGHLKVIDMAKAGFVLNLLGVLTIALALNTWSSSLFNLHLFPSWANDTGLCWANGTRICLVNGTDIC
- the SLC46A1 gene encoding proton-coupled folate transporter, with translation MGPGSGPGAAPGPDGAAAPPAAAMAAPPQAPVMAAPQPPPSPPARRCRPSVEPLLFLATLSLGLQVPLATQYLWDRLGAEHGYSGPNGSSPAGCGNDSGSPDPLRQEVEALVSRWNLYINLGGFFVGLFSVTLFGPWSDSVGRRPALVLPAVGMAVQAAIYLLVMYLQLHVAYFLLGRLLSGLLGDYNLILASCFAYVADTSDRRARTFRVAILEACLGVAGMLASIGGGQWRKAQGYINPFWLVLATSLAAALYAAFCLQESVKQQKPAKLLTLSHYKAVYRLYTAPEHRSSRRKLALYSLAFFLLVTVHFGTKDLFVLYELGAPLCWASDLIGYGSAASYLAFLSSLGGLRLLQLCLEDTWVAEIGLISNISGLVVISLATTTPLMFTGYGILFLSMASTPVIRSKLSKLVGETEQGALFASVACVEGLCSLVATGVFNSLYPLSLHFMRGFPFLFGAIILLIPAAIVGWIEIWDSNPEYSHFTDTSLSPADG